In the genome of Campylobacter avium LMG 24591, the window AAAAAGAAATTCCGCTAAAACGAAATTTAGCCTCAAAAACATCACTCATAAATATAGGACAACAAGCCATAATGCCAGCACAAAAACAAGCTAAGCTATAGTAAAGCAAGATAAGCTCAAGATTAACATCCTTAGCGTAAAAATTAGTTACAAACAAAAAGCTACTTAGCCCAAAACCCAAAGAAAAGACTATGCAAACCTTATGAGGCTTAAATTTGTCGCTTAAAAAGCCTATAAGTATAATAGAACTTATAAGGCAAAAAAGTCCTAGAATTTGAAAATAAGTCTTTTCAAAAGGAGAAAAAGCAAGCACAGGAGTAGTGAAATTTGGTATTTGCAAGATAAAGATTAGTATGCACACAGTAAGCACCCAAGTACTTAGCATAGAAACACTTATAGATAAAATCGAATTTTTAAGCTTAAAAATCTCCTTTAAAGGAAAAGAAAGCAAGGCTTTGTCGTTTTTCATCTGCAAAAACACAGGGGTTTCTTCTAAAAATCTCCTAAGATACACAGAGATAATGCCAAAGACCCCGCCTATACCAAAAGCCACACGCCAAGCCCATTCTTTCACCTGCTCCTCGCTAAACACAGTGTAAATTAGCAAATACACAAGAGCACCGAGCAAAATTCCAGCCGTAACAGAGGCTGTTAAAAGAGAGATGTATAAATTCTTGCGATTTTTGGGTGCGTGTTCTTGTATGAAAACCCAGGCTCCAGGCAACTCCCCACCAACAGCCACGCCTTGTGCTATACGAACCAAAAGCAAGAATAAAGGAGCAAAATAAGATATATGCTCGAAACTAGGCACAAAAGCTAGGGCAAATGTAGGAATTACCATAAGCAAGATGCTTAACATAAAGACATTTTTGCGTCCAAATTTATCGCCAAAATGCGCCATAACTATGCCACCAAGCGGTCTGGCAAGATAACCGGCAGCAAAAATTCCATAAGTATTTATCATTTTCCAAGTCTCATCTAAACTTGGCGGGAAAAAGTGCTGCGATATAATGCTTGCAAAAAATACAAAGA includes:
- a CDS encoding MFS transporter, with protein sequence MSNKTLKKKEFKILALSSLGGTLEFYDFIIFVFFASIISQHFFPPSLDETWKMINTYGIFAAGYLARPLGGIVMAHFGDKFGRKNVFMLSILLMVIPTFALAFVPSFEHISYFAPLFLLLVRIAQGVAVGGELPGAWVFIQEHAPKNRKNLYISLLTASVTAGILLGALVYLLIYTVFSEEQVKEWAWRVAFGIGGVFGIISVYLRRFLEETPVFLQMKNDKALLSFPLKEIFKLKNSILSISVSMLSTWVLTVCILIFILQIPNFTTPVLAFSPFEKTYFQILGLFCLISSIILIGFLSDKFKPHKVCIVFSLGFGLSSFLFVTNFYAKDVNLELILLYYSLACFCAGIMACCPIFMSDVFEAKFRFSGISFSYNIAYALAGGFTPQLAAFLHSVSFENRGEFISSSLAFYTVLVSCVSLIAALLMRKIYK